Proteins co-encoded in one Bremerella sp. TYQ1 genomic window:
- a CDS encoding hydrolase yields MTKTGLQALLTPEESVLLLIDHQPFQFANLHSHEPTMVVNNVVGLAKGAKVFGVPTILTTVLEERGGLLIKDLQNVFPEQKPINRTLINTWEDQRVVDAIEKTGRRKLVVAALWTEICLAMPVIQALGDDYEVFIVTDASGGVTLEAHEMAVRRMIQAGAVPLTWLAVVSEWQRDWARESTLPGMVEVMTDHGGGSGVAFAWEMQLLGLSPR; encoded by the coding sequence ATGACCAAGACTGGACTTCAAGCCCTCCTGACTCCCGAAGAAAGCGTACTTCTGCTCATTGATCACCAGCCCTTTCAGTTCGCAAACCTACATAGCCACGAGCCGACGATGGTCGTCAACAATGTCGTCGGATTGGCCAAGGGGGCCAAAGTATTCGGCGTACCAACGATCCTTACAACCGTGCTGGAAGAACGTGGTGGTCTGCTGATCAAAGATCTACAAAACGTCTTTCCCGAACAAAAGCCCATCAATCGAACGCTTATCAATACCTGGGAAGACCAACGCGTTGTCGATGCGATTGAGAAAACAGGACGAAGGAAGCTAGTCGTCGCGGCTTTATGGACGGAGATCTGTCTTGCGATGCCGGTCATTCAAGCCTTGGGGGACGATTATGAAGTTTTCATAGTTACCGACGCGTCCGGCGGTGTCACCCTCGAAGCCCACGAAATGGCGGTTCGCCGGATGATTCAAGCCGGCGCCGTACCGCTCACCTGGCTGGCCGTTGTTTCGGAGTGGCAGCGTGATTGGGCGAGAGAAAGCACGCTCCCAGGCATGGTCGAAGTTATGACAGATCATGGTGGCGGGAGCGGAGTTGCATTCGCATGGGAAATGCAACTGCTTGGTTTAAGCCCCAGATAA
- a CDS encoding hydrolase gives MANIASHTDGGLLTKDNCALAFIDLQPQMSFGVASGIDRQLLVNNVLMLAKGAKEFDVPTIITTVETESFSGPTWPQLLDVFPDHTPIERTGMNSWDTQAFRDAIKATGKKNIILSGLWTEVCITWPTLNMLAEGYNIYVVDDACAGTSLAAHDAALSRMVQAGAVRMTTVATVLEFQRDWADKTHYNALMDLFREHGGGYGVGIEYAYTMVHKAPPARKSRK, from the coding sequence ATGGCAAACATCGCTTCTCATACCGACGGTGGCCTGCTGACCAAGGACAATTGTGCCCTCGCGTTCATTGACCTCCAACCTCAAATGTCTTTTGGCGTCGCTAGCGGAATTGATCGGCAATTGCTCGTCAATAACGTTCTGATGCTCGCCAAGGGAGCCAAGGAATTTGACGTTCCGACGATCATTACGACCGTCGAAACGGAGTCGTTCAGCGGGCCAACTTGGCCGCAACTACTCGACGTGTTCCCCGACCATACGCCAATCGAACGAACCGGCATGAACTCTTGGGACACGCAAGCGTTTCGCGATGCCATCAAGGCGACCGGTAAAAAGAATATCATCCTTTCCGGACTCTGGACCGAAGTCTGTATCACTTGGCCGACACTTAACATGTTGGCCGAAGGGTACAACATCTACGTTGTAGACGACGCTTGTGCCGGTACGTCGCTGGCTGCCCATGACGCGGCTCTTTCGCGGATGGTTCAGGCCGGTGCGGTACGAATGACAACGGTCGCTACCGTGCTTGAATTCCAACGCGACTGGGCCGACAAGACGCATTACAACGCGTTGATGGATCTCTTTCGTGAGCATGGTGGCGGATACGGCGTCGGTATCGAGTATGCCTATACGATGGTCCATAAAGCTCCTCCGGCCCGCAAGTCTCGGAAGTAA
- a CDS encoding antibiotic biosynthesis monooxygenase yields the protein MDSIHVAVTRQVKPGCEEEFEHALREFARESRREPGTTGVHLIEPVPGTKGCEYGILRSFDSEDASRRFYQSEIFLQWQKRSEPLVVGDSAVRRLHGLEAFFRESKHAPPRWKMALVTWLGVFPTVLLWSSALPPLLVVMPKLIVAAIVNIFVVVTLTWAVMPLLTKLLAGWLQASNKK from the coding sequence ATGGACAGTATTCATGTTGCCGTGACGCGGCAAGTCAAGCCGGGTTGTGAGGAAGAATTCGAGCACGCTTTGCGAGAGTTTGCCCGCGAGTCACGGCGTGAGCCAGGCACGACTGGCGTACACCTGATCGAACCGGTTCCGGGAACCAAGGGGTGCGAATACGGCATACTTCGATCTTTCGACAGCGAAGATGCAAGCCGCCGCTTTTACCAATCGGAGATCTTCCTTCAGTGGCAGAAGCGGTCCGAGCCTCTCGTGGTCGGAGATTCGGCAGTTCGACGGCTGCATGGATTGGAGGCTTTTTTCCGTGAATCAAAACACGCGCCTCCTCGTTGGAAGATGGCACTCGTTACTTGGCTGGGCGTCTTTCCAACGGTATTGCTCTGGTCGTCTGCGTTACCGCCATTGCTGGTCGTCATGCCGAAACTGATCGTTGCGGCGATCGTCAATATTTTCGTCGTAGTCACACTTACCTGGGCTGTTATGCCATTACTCACCAAGCTCTTGGCTGGATGGCTACAGGCGTCGAACAAGAAATAA
- a CDS encoding amidohydrolase, producing MAAQLILHNGKITTQAAEQPEVEAIAIENGNVLAIGTNDEILALADMSTKTIDLKNRQVIPGLNDSHLHVIRAGLFYNLELRWDGVPSLSQALEQLRQQADNTPPPQWVRVIGGWNEFQFKEGRMPSLDEINKAAPDTPVFLLHLYDSALLNQAALRVLGFDRNTPNPPGGLIARDSKGNPTGLLIAEPSALILYSTIANAPKLSMEDQLNSTRHYLRELNRFGVTSVSDAGGGGQNYPEDYAVVKKLDEDGHLTVRIAYSLFAQKPGEELDDYSRWLSMTKPGDGSDLLRVNGAGENLVWSAADFENFLQPRPDLRPIMEHELEAVVSKLAESRWPWRIHATYDESIGRFLDIFERVHRDNPIDKLRWFIDHAETVSEKNLERIQALGGGIATQHRMAYQGEYYIRRYGIESAKRRPPLRRMLQMGLPVGAGTDGTRVASYHPWTCLWWMVTSKTVGGTVLHDEADRLTREEALRLYTHGSAWFSHEDGKKGTLEPGRFADLAVLSDDYFSVEEDAIRQLESVLTIVGGRVVHGAGEYANLSPSLPPVSPDWSPIARFGGYDNSQALPPIHEHTPIMAADGRIWETGCGCGV from the coding sequence ATGGCTGCACAGCTAATCTTACACAATGGCAAAATCACAACGCAGGCCGCTGAACAACCTGAGGTCGAAGCAATTGCTATCGAAAATGGAAATGTGTTGGCAATTGGTACGAATGATGAGATCCTTGCCCTCGCTGACATGTCGACTAAGACGATTGATCTTAAGAATCGACAGGTGATTCCAGGTCTTAATGATTCTCATTTGCACGTGATTCGAGCCGGACTCTTTTACAACCTAGAACTTCGCTGGGACGGCGTACCTAGTCTTTCGCAAGCATTGGAACAGCTTAGGCAGCAGGCCGACAACACACCGCCGCCGCAATGGGTCCGCGTTATAGGCGGCTGGAACGAGTTTCAATTCAAAGAAGGGCGGATGCCGTCTCTGGATGAGATTAACAAAGCCGCCCCTGATACACCCGTTTTCTTACTGCACTTATACGATTCAGCACTATTGAATCAGGCCGCGCTCCGAGTGCTTGGTTTCGATCGTAACACGCCGAACCCTCCCGGCGGACTGATTGCTCGCGACTCCAAAGGCAATCCGACCGGCCTATTGATTGCCGAGCCGAGCGCTCTAATTCTCTATTCGACGATCGCCAACGCCCCGAAACTATCAATGGAAGATCAGCTAAACTCGACTCGACATTATCTCCGAGAACTGAATCGATTCGGAGTGACGAGCGTGTCCGATGCCGGTGGAGGAGGCCAAAATTATCCTGAAGACTACGCAGTGGTAAAGAAGCTCGATGAAGACGGTCATCTCACGGTACGGATTGCCTACAGCCTGTTTGCCCAGAAGCCGGGCGAAGAGTTGGATGACTACAGTCGCTGGCTTAGCATGACGAAACCAGGCGATGGGAGCGACCTGCTCCGCGTGAACGGCGCTGGGGAGAACCTCGTCTGGAGTGCCGCTGACTTCGAGAATTTCCTCCAACCACGACCGGACCTGCGTCCTATCATGGAACACGAGTTGGAAGCTGTCGTCAGCAAGCTCGCCGAATCCCGCTGGCCGTGGAGAATCCATGCGACCTATGATGAGTCGATTGGTCGATTCCTAGATATTTTTGAACGCGTTCACCGCGATAATCCGATCGACAAGCTTCGCTGGTTCATCGACCATGCCGAAACGGTTTCGGAGAAGAATCTGGAACGGATTCAGGCACTAGGTGGCGGCATCGCCACTCAGCACCGTATGGCCTATCAAGGCGAGTATTATATTCGCCGTTACGGAATAGAATCGGCAAAACGACGTCCACCTCTCAGGCGGATGCTGCAAATGGGTTTGCCCGTGGGAGCTGGTACCGATGGCACGCGCGTGGCGAGCTACCATCCCTGGACCTGCCTATGGTGGATGGTCACTTCCAAGACCGTGGGTGGAACCGTGCTGCATGATGAAGCTGACCGTCTGACTCGAGAAGAGGCCCTACGGCTCTATACACACGGTAGTGCGTGGTTCAGTCATGAGGATGGGAAGAAGGGAACATTGGAACCGGGGCGGTTCGCAGATCTGGCTGTATTGAGCGACGACTATTTTTCGGTTGAGGAGGATGCGATTCGTCAACTGGAGAGCGTCCTGACGATCGTCGGAGGACGCGTCGTACATGGAGCGGGTGAGTATGCCAACCTCTCGCCTTCCCTTCCGCCCGTGAGCCCAGATTGGTCGCCGATCGCCCGGTTTGGCGGTTATGACAATTCCCAAGCCCTCCCGCCGATCCATGAACACACTCCGATCATGGCAGCCGATGGCCGTATCTGGGAAACAGGCTGCGGTTGTGGAGTTTAG
- a CDS encoding zinc-binding dehydrogenase gives MKAVIFDRFGGPEVLQVATLPDIHPPGPTQLLVRVLATSVNPLDIQKRRGDYPEAVPLPAVIGSDVSGVVAAVGKAVQSFRPGDEVYYTPPLFAPGGYAEHHLIEETVVARKPGGISHTESAAIPLAGGTAWEALFERACLQPGEKVLVHAAAGGVGSLAVQMAKAAGAVVLATCGGGNVEFVRTLGADYVFDYRTCNFVRAVFDVTKGVDVVLDTVGGETLARSIEVVRSGGRMVSIVDTPYQLSLLPAYERNLAIHLMFTTLNGSRLERIRGMVERKSIRPVVHAVLPVSQAEDAHRMVEAGGIRGKVVLDLSEW, from the coding sequence ATGAAAGCTGTGATTTTCGATAGATTCGGTGGGCCGGAAGTGCTGCAAGTAGCTACACTCCCGGACATTCACCCCCCAGGCCCGACTCAGTTACTTGTTCGTGTGCTGGCGACCTCCGTTAATCCACTCGACATCCAAAAGCGGAGGGGCGACTACCCAGAGGCAGTCCCGCTCCCTGCGGTCATAGGATCTGACGTGTCTGGCGTGGTGGCGGCGGTGGGCAAAGCTGTCCAGTCATTTCGACCGGGCGACGAAGTTTACTACACACCACCACTCTTCGCTCCCGGCGGATATGCTGAACACCATCTCATCGAGGAAACGGTCGTCGCCCGCAAGCCCGGCGGTATTTCCCATACCGAATCAGCTGCGATACCTCTGGCAGGCGGGACAGCCTGGGAGGCTCTTTTTGAGCGAGCATGCCTCCAGCCGGGTGAAAAGGTGCTGGTTCACGCCGCAGCGGGTGGCGTTGGATCGCTGGCCGTCCAGATGGCGAAGGCTGCAGGGGCGGTAGTACTGGCGACGTGTGGAGGCGGGAACGTCGAATTCGTCCGAACTCTTGGTGCGGATTATGTTTTCGACTATCGCACTTGTAATTTTGTGCGGGCAGTCTTCGATGTAACCAAAGGCGTCGATGTCGTGTTAGACACCGTCGGAGGAGAAACGCTCGCCCGCAGCATTGAAGTTGTTCGCTCAGGTGGGCGAATGGTGAGCATCGTGGACACGCCGTACCAGTTGTCGTTGCTTCCAGCGTACGAGCGGAATCTCGCGATTCACTTGATGTTCACAACTCTGAACGGGAGCCGACTGGAAAGAATAAGAGGTATGGTGGAGCGGAAATCTATCCGGCCAGTTGTCCATGCCGTACTACCAGTTAGCCAGGCAGAAGATGCTCACCGAATGGTCGAGGCAGGGGGAATTCGAGGAAAGGTCGTATTGGACTTGTCGGAATGGTGA
- a CDS encoding peroxiredoxin family protein: protein MLRFCFIRDTVWLFLFILLACPLAAVQANVPEDNRDEPTDEVDKILEGHSFHGDVFNEGPRQKAHLMGGTGQVQFPISTDNPAVQKFFDQGLGQFYGFWYLEAERSFRHAASLDPDCAMAYWGAAMANLKNLDRAKGFIEEAVARKDNADERERMYIDALDAYVKFGKKEQKEKRDDSFTKSLENILLKYPDDLEAKALLALHLYESKSSSTSYFAANALLEDIFEVEPMHSAHHFRIHLWDRREPEMALRSAALCGQSSPSIAHMWHMPGHIYSRLHRYHDAAWQQEASARVDHAHMIRHQVMPDEIHNFAHNNEWLIRNLIHIGRVRDAIDLAKNMIELPRHPRYNTLAKNGSTTYGRRRLFQVLLTYELWDDLIDLANSSYLEPTDDESEQIKRLRYLGLAYFQIGNMESGKAQIAELKRRLETLKASADSVTKSASEDTNKEDAKELAEKARKELQSKTKNLETTIQALKGHEAIANQDFKKGYEILKDASDVDSVYLAKVQWQAGDHDAAIKALRKNVDSSENEVYPLAALVEILWLSGKKVECKSAFDQLRQLSAHIDLDTPQFARLTPISKELGYKDDWRIRWQAADDVGDRPSLDSLGPFRWHPPQAPNWALNDAQGKQHASTDFQGKPYVVIFYLGSGCLHCAEQLQAFAPRINEFEEAGLGMIAISTDDRKTLKKSIENYDEAGLPIPLVSDEPLNVFKAFRVYDDFEAQPLHGTFLIDGNGNVRWQDISYEPFMDPSFVLAEAKRLLSQDSDARAN from the coding sequence ATGCTGCGTTTTTGCTTCATTCGAGATACCGTTTGGCTATTTCTGTTCATTCTATTGGCTTGTCCCCTGGCCGCAGTGCAAGCGAATGTCCCAGAAGACAACCGTGACGAGCCAACGGACGAAGTTGACAAGATTCTAGAGGGACACTCATTCCACGGTGATGTATTCAATGAAGGGCCTCGTCAGAAGGCTCATCTCATGGGTGGGACGGGGCAGGTTCAATTTCCGATTAGCACAGACAATCCCGCAGTGCAAAAGTTCTTCGACCAAGGCCTAGGTCAGTTTTACGGGTTCTGGTATCTCGAAGCCGAGCGTTCCTTTCGACACGCAGCATCACTTGATCCAGACTGCGCAATGGCATATTGGGGAGCCGCGATGGCCAACCTCAAAAACCTGGATCGTGCTAAAGGATTCATAGAAGAAGCGGTCGCGCGCAAAGATAACGCTGATGAACGCGAAAGGATGTACATCGACGCCCTCGACGCCTACGTCAAATTCGGCAAAAAAGAACAAAAAGAGAAGAGAGATGATTCCTTCACCAAGTCGCTAGAAAATATTCTGCTGAAGTATCCAGATGATTTAGAAGCGAAGGCATTGTTGGCATTGCACTTGTATGAATCAAAGTCGTCAAGCACGAGCTATTTCGCCGCGAATGCGCTGCTCGAGGATATCTTCGAAGTCGAGCCAATGCACTCCGCGCATCACTTCCGCATCCACCTGTGGGACAGGCGGGAACCGGAGATGGCTCTTCGCTCTGCTGCCCTTTGTGGTCAGTCATCACCAAGCATTGCTCATATGTGGCACATGCCTGGACACATCTATTCCCGATTACATCGTTATCATGATGCAGCTTGGCAGCAAGAGGCTTCGGCCAGAGTCGACCATGCTCATATGATTCGCCATCAGGTCATGCCGGATGAGATTCATAATTTCGCACACAACAACGAGTGGCTCATTCGTAACTTGATTCATATCGGACGGGTTCGCGATGCGATTGATTTGGCCAAGAACATGATCGAACTTCCGCGTCATCCTCGATACAACACCCTCGCCAAAAACGGCAGCACAACTTACGGCAGACGCAGATTGTTTCAAGTTCTCCTAACCTATGAGCTATGGGACGATCTGATCGACTTGGCAAATTCCTCCTACCTGGAGCCTACCGATGACGAGAGTGAACAAATTAAACGTCTTCGCTACCTCGGGTTGGCGTATTTTCAAATAGGAAACATGGAATCTGGCAAGGCTCAAATCGCAGAACTCAAGCGCCGCTTAGAAACGCTAAAAGCTAGTGCAGATTCGGTTACGAAAAGTGCAAGTGAAGATACCAATAAGGAAGACGCCAAGGAATTGGCAGAAAAGGCTCGCAAGGAACTTCAGTCGAAAACCAAGAATCTCGAAACAACTATCCAAGCTCTGAAAGGGCACGAGGCGATCGCGAATCAGGATTTTAAGAAGGGCTATGAAATTCTCAAAGATGCCAGCGACGTTGATTCGGTGTACCTTGCGAAAGTTCAATGGCAGGCCGGTGACCATGACGCTGCGATAAAAGCCTTGCGAAAGAATGTGGACTCTAGCGAGAATGAAGTATATCCACTTGCTGCACTCGTCGAGATTTTGTGGTTGTCCGGAAAGAAGGTCGAATGCAAGTCAGCGTTCGACCAATTGCGTCAGCTTTCCGCCCATATTGATCTTGATACTCCGCAGTTTGCTCGCCTGACTCCCATTTCTAAAGAACTAGGCTATAAGGACGATTGGCGGATTCGATGGCAAGCTGCCGATGACGTCGGAGATCGACCATCTCTTGATTCTCTAGGTCCATTCCGCTGGCATCCTCCTCAGGCTCCCAACTGGGCTTTAAACGATGCTCAAGGTAAACAGCACGCATCGACTGATTTTCAGGGGAAGCCCTATGTGGTCATCTTCTACCTTGGTTCCGGATGCCTTCATTGTGCCGAGCAGTTACAAGCTTTTGCGCCGCGAATCAACGAATTCGAGGAAGCAGGTCTCGGCATGATAGCGATTAGTACCGACGATCGGAAAACGTTGAAGAAATCGATCGAGAATTACGATGAAGCGGGACTCCCCATTCCACTTGTTTCTGATGAGCCATTGAATGTGTTCAAAGCGTTTCGGGTCTACGATGATTTTGAAGCTCAGCCCCTCCATGGGACCTTTTTAATTGACGGCAATGGAAACGTGCGTTGGCAGGACATTAGCTACGAACCATTCATGGACCCTAGTTTCGTGCTGGCGGAAGCAAAACGACTTCTATCGCAAGATTCCGATGCAAGAGCGAATTAA